In Musa acuminata AAA Group cultivar baxijiao chromosome BXJ3-11, Cavendish_Baxijiao_AAA, whole genome shotgun sequence, one DNA window encodes the following:
- the LOC135653149 gene encoding DNA repair protein XRCC2 homolog: MPDADDPRAWIHGDESAKAMLARVLTERSFLLLPPLHRLPLRVGNVVEIAGPSPSAKSQVLLQAAVHCILPREWRGLRFGGLERMVIYFDLDCRFDVLRLSQILKHRIKEVLGSTNNFGHGVQEGSQEYDDELLLACMRRFLYIRCYDSYEFIAALKTMHSHAQTESEALGVGIQFLMIDSIGAFYWIDRASQSSPYGNCTRKIMSFQNLVESIVEEMRKFLEVQPLLVLASKSCIFFAGSSTTDVQRTPTTWSSEDRNQWRTSNKQIEKFLYREYMPSAWQAFVTHRIHLQVSDKFTYDRKYGTMPIYMSEWVQPPLNVKDQFAVGDGGIFLIT, from the exons ATGCCGGACGCAGACGACCCTCGAGCTTGGATCCATGGCGACGAGAGCGCGAAGGCCATGCTCGCTAGGGTTCTCACGGAgcgctccttcctcctcctcccgcccCTCCACCGCCTCCCTCTCCGCGTCGGCAACGTCGTCGAGATCGCCGGCCCCTCCCCCTCCGCCAAGTCCCAAGTCCTCCTCCAG GCTGCTGTACACTGTATCCTACCCAGAGAATGGAGGGGGCTCCGTTTCGGGGGATTGGAACGCATGGtgatctacttcgatctagattgcCGCTTCGATGTGCTCCGCCTCTCCCAGATCCTGAAGCACCGTATAAAGGAGGTTCTCG GATCTACCAACAATTTTGGTCATGGAGTACAAGAGGGCTCTCAAGAATATGATGACGAATTACTTTTAGCTTGCATGAGGCGCTTCTTGTACATCCGTTGTTACGATAGCTATGAATTTATAGCTGCTTTGAAG ACCATGCACTCACACGCTCAAACTGAAAGTGAAGCTCTTGGTGTTGGTATCCAATTCCTTATGATAGATAG CATTGGAGCTTTTTACTGGATTGATAGAGCTTCCCAGTCTTCACCTTATGGTAATTGTACGAG GAAAATCATGTCATTTCAAAATCTGGTGGAATCTATTGTTGAAGAAATGCGTAAATTTTTAGAGGTGCAACCTCTATTGGTGTTGGCTTCCAAATCATGTATATTTTTTGCTGGATCATCAACAACTGATGTACAAAG GACTCCTACAACATGGTCTTCAGAGGATAGAAACCAATGGAGAACTTCAAACAAGCAAATTGAGAAGTTCTTGTACCGTGAGTACATGCCTTCGGCGTGGCAG GCATTTGTTACCCACCGAATACACTTGCAAGTTTCAG ATAAGTTTACTTATGACAGAAAATATGGTACAATGCCTATATATATGTCCGAGTGGGTGCAGCCTCCGCTGAATGTAAAAGATCAATTTGCTGTTGGAGAT GGTGGCATATTTCTGATTACCTGA
- the LOC103971820 gene encoding serine/threonine-protein kinase SAPK7, protein MERYEVVRDIGSGNFGVAKLMRHKETKELVAMKYIERGPRIDENVAREIVNHRSLLHPNIIRFKEVVLTPTHLAIVMEYAAGGELFERICDAGRFSEDEARYFFQQLISGVSYCHFRQICHRDLKLENTLLDGSPAPRLKICDFGYSKSSLLHSRPKSTVGTPAYIAPEVLSRREYDGKQADVWSCGVTLYVMLVGAYPFEDQKDPKNFRKTIGRIMSVQYKIPDYVHISQDCKQLISWIFVANPMKRITIREIKSHPWFLKNLPRELTEAAQAVFYRKDNNTPTYSTQKVDEIMKILTEARTPRKPSQPVPGTVGIEDEFEEEEGKEENQEEEQEEDDDDDEYDKTVKAVHASGEF, encoded by the exons ATGGAGAGGTACGAGGTGGTGCGGGACATCGGCTCGGGGAACTTCGGGGTGGCGAAGCTGATGCGGCACAAGGAGACCAAGGAGCTCGTCGCCATGAAGTATATCGAGCGAGGCCCTCGG ATCGATGAGAACGTGGCGAGGGAGATCGTCAACCACCGGTCGCTTCTCCATCCCAACATCATCCGCTTCAAGGAG GTCGTGCTGACGCCGACGCATCTGGCGATCGTGATGGAGTACGCCGCAGGCGGGGAGCTCTTCGAGCGGATCTGCGACGCCGGACGATTCAGCGAGGACGAG GCCAGGTATTTCTTCCAGCAACTCATCTCCGGCGTCAGCTACTGCCACTTCCGG CAAATATGCCATCGGGATCTGAAACTGGAGAACACCTTGCTCGACGGGAGCCCGGCGCCGCGCCTCAAGATCTGCGATTTCGGCTACTCCAAG TCGTCGCTGCTGCACTCGAGGCCGAAATCCACGGTGGGGACGCCCGCCTACATCGCCCCGGAGGTCCTCTCCCGCCGTGAGTACGACGGAAAG CAAGCAGATGTATGGTCATGTGGAGTAACTCTGTATGTCATGCTAGTGGGAGCCTATCCATTCGAGGACCAAAAGGATCCTAAAAACTTCAGGAAGACCATTGGG AGAATAATGTCCGTTCAGTATAAGATACCAGACTATGTTCACATATCTCAGGATTGCAAGCAGCTCATCTCCTGGATCTTTGTTGCCAATCCAATGAAG AGGATTACAATAAGAGAAATCAAAAGCCATCCTTGGTTCTTGAAGAACTTGCCCAGGGAGCTTACAGAGGCAGCGCAAGCAGTGTTCTACAGGAAGGATAACAATACTCCTACCTACTCCACACAGAAGgtcgatgagatcatgaaaatactAACAGAAGCCAGGACACCTCGAAAGCCATCGCAGCCTGTCCCAGGCACTGTGGGCATCGAAGACGAGTTCGAGGAAGAAGAAGGCAAGGAAGAGAACCAGGaggaagaacaagaggaagatgACGATGACGACGAGTATGATAAGACGGTGAAGGCCGTCCATGCTAGTGGAGAATTCTAA